The following are encoded in a window of Cucurbita pepo subsp. pepo cultivar mu-cu-16 chromosome LG12, ASM280686v2, whole genome shotgun sequence genomic DNA:
- the LOC111806424 gene encoding DNA-directed RNA polymerase III subunit RPC8 produces the protein MFYLSRIEHTLRVPPSMLHLPILDAIKGELEKLFLDKVVANLGLCISVYDIRSVDGGFIFPSDGAATYKVVFTLIVFRPYAGEIIIGKVKESDANGLRISLGFFEDIYVPIHLLPSPSEFKPDPKNGGKRRWVWDYDGQPYDIYETDEIKFRIHSIDYPAIPVDQQPNESNSKFQMEEQPKENVNVKPFAPMVVTATIDYDGLGPVSWWDGSGDADADAEAEEDS, from the exons ATGTTCTACCTTAGCCGAATTGAGCACACACTACGTGTGCCTCCAAGCATGCTCCATTTACCTATCCTTGATGCTATTAAGGGGGAGCTGGAGAAACTGTTCCTGGATAAG GTTGTTGCCAACTTGGGGCTCTGTATTTCTGTTTATGATATAAGATCGGTTGATGGGGGCTTTATCTTTCCCAGCGATGGTGCTGCAACATACAAG GTTGTGTTCACATTGATTGTGTTTCGTCCATACGCGGGGGAGATAATTATTGGAAAAGTGAAAGAATCAGATGCAAATGGTTTGCGAA TATCGCTTGGATTTTTCGAGGACATTTACGTTCCCATCCATCTTCTGCCGTCTCCATCAGAATTCAAGCCCGATCCGAAAAACGG CGGAAAACGCAGATGGGTGTGGGACTATGATGGTCAACCATACGACATATATGAAACGGATGAG ataaaatttagaatacaCAGCATAGATTACCCAGCAATCCCAGTGGATCAGCAGCCGAACGAGAGTaactcaaaattccaaatgGAGGAGCAACCGAAAGAGAACGTTAACGTAAAACCATTCGCTCCCATGGTTGTCACT GCGACAATCGACTATGATGGGTTAGGTCCTGTTTCGTGGTGGGATGGTTCAGGAGATGCCGATGCCGATGCCGAGGCCGAGGAAGATTCCTAA
- the LOC111806423 gene encoding gibberellin 2-beta-dioxygenase 2-like gives MPCPTAMRTKKTKVVGIPTIDLSQTRPTTSKSILHACHHFGFFKLINHGVSHHAISRLERHAFDFFAKTAPEKHRAGPAAPFGYGTKAIGPNGDTGDLEYLLLRSDPASVLQTSPSISNDPSTFSYVVNEYVKSVKDLGCEILDLVGEGLWLPNKSVFSDLIRDVHSDSVLRINYYPAVKHTENWELSSKSNPSNNRIGFGEHSDPQILTILRSNDVDGLQISLQDGLWRPVCPDPSAFYVLIGDALQAMTNGRFVSVRHRAMANNSKKARMSIMYFGAPPLNAWIAPLSEMILPNHQSLYKPFTWAQYKKAAYSLRLADSRLDLFKAS, from the exons ATGCCTTGTCCGACAGCCATGAGGACCAAGAAGACAAAGGTGGTCGGAATTCCCACCATAGATCTCTCCCAAACCAGGCCAACAACTTCCAAATCCATTCTCCATGCTTGCCACCACTTTGGCTTCTTCAAGCTCATCAACCATGGCGTTTCTCATCATGCCATTTCCCGACTAGAACGCCACGCCTTTGATTTCTTTGCAAAAACCGCCCCCGAGAAGCACCGCGCCGGTCCTGCTGCCCCCTTTGGCTACGGCACCAAAGCCATTGGCCCCAACGGCGACACGGGCGACCTCGagtatcttcttcttcgctCTGACCCCGCTTCCGTTCTCCAAACCTCCCCCTCCATTTCCAACGATCCTTCTACTTTCAG ctaCGTGGTGAATGAATATGTTAAAAGCGTGAAGGATTTAGGATGTGAGATTCTTGATCTAGTGGGTGAGGGTCTATGGTTACCAAACAAGTCTGTGTTCAGTGATCTCATCAGAGACGTCCATAGTGATTCAGTTTTGAGGATCAATTACTACCCTGCAGTCAAGCACACTGAAAATTGGGAGCTTTCATCAAAATCCAACCCTTCAAATAATAGGATTGGATTTGGGGAGCATTCTGACCCTCAGATCTTGACCATCTTGAGATCCAACGATGTTGATGGCCTTCAAATCTCTTTGCAGGACGGGTTGTGGCGACCTGTTTGCCCCGACCCGTCTGCGTTCTACGTCTTGATTGGTGATGCACTTcag GCAATGACAAATGGGAGATTTGTAAGTGTGAGGCATAGAGCAATGGCAAACAACTCAAAGAAGGCAAGAATGTCAATCATGTACTTTGGGGCACCACCATTGAATGCATGGATAGCACCTCTATCAGAAATGATACTCCCCAATCACCAATCTCTATATAAGCCTTTCACTTGGGCTCAATACAAGAAGGCTGCTTATTCCCTTAGATTAGCAGATTCTCGCCTTGATCTCTTTAAAGCTTCTTAA
- the LOC111807664 gene encoding SWR1-complex protein 4-like isoform X1, translating into MDAKDILGLPKNTLPLSQEKKPRAQKDAQRKRDGISREVYALTGGLAPIMPAIDTSELKKRPPSDEKITWQWLPFSNSARKDNLQLYHWVRVVNGIPPTGDYSFAKYNKSVEVVKYTDEEYEKFLKDPSWTKEETDQLFDLCERFDLRFVVIADRFPSTRTVEELKERYYHASKAILGARGPTSREGSGNTPAKDPFNVSQEIERKRALSMVLSQTKQKERKDAEVLAEAKKIIESRKAERVAEESKLAVTSNAVPEVTERAVVPGESVPSVSNVQPPPPAAVPSTVVADNASTLASLRMLPVYLRTYALEQMVHAASSSAGLRTIKRVEQTLQDLSVNLKPRVPTKAVCAEHLELRKEILTLLNLQKQLQNKEAEGSSFRESPYSEAPGTPKDRAFIADSMSFGGERFVKRDQKRKATGRLSEAPSSPAQSNKRPRKQKGSDL; encoded by the exons ATGGATGCCAAGGATATCTTGGGGTTGCCCAAAAACACGCTGCCTTTGTCCCAAGAGAAGAAGCCTAGGGCTCAGAAAGATGCCCAGAGAAAGCGAGATGGAATTTCTCGGGAG GTTTATGCGCTTACTGGTGGTCTTGCGCCTATTATGCCGGCGATCGATACATCCGAGCTGAAGAAGCGACCTCCATCAGATGagaag ATTACATGGCAATGGCTTCCTTTTTCAAACTCTGCTAGAAAGGATAATTTGCAGCTTTACCACTGG GTTCGAGTTGTAAATGGCATTCCACCAACAGGTGACTATTCCTTTGCAAAGTACAACAAG TCTGTTGAAGTTGTCAAATACACAGATGAGGAGTACGAGAAGTTTTTAAAAGACCCT tCATGGACAAAGGAGGAGACAGATCAATTATTCGACTTGTGCGAAAGGTTCGATCTTCGCTTTGTTGTGATAGCTGACAGGTTTCCATCAACAAGAACAGTGGAGGAACTGAAGGAGCGATATTATCATG CATCAAAAGCAATTTTGGGTGCTAGAGGACCAACATCTCGGGAGGGTTCGGGGAATACTCCTGCCAAG GATCCTTTCAATGTCTCACAAGAGATCGAGCGCAAACGGGCATTGTCCATGGTTCTCTctcaaacaaaacagaaagaaCGAAAAGATGCAGAG GTTCTTGCTGAAGCAAAAAAGATAATCGAATCACGCAAAGCTGAAAGA GTGGCTGAAGAATCTAAGTTGGCTGTCACTTCAAATGCTGTCCCAGAAGTTACTGAAAGGGCCGTTGTTCCTGGAGAGTCGGTACCATCTGTATCCAATGTGCAGCCTCCACCTCCAGCAGCTGTACCTTCAACTGTAGTAGCAGATAATGCTTCTACTCTAGCTTCTCTTCGCATG CTTCCTGTATACTTGAGAACATATGCACTTGAGCAAATGGTACATGCTGCAAGCTCATCTGCCGGCCTTAGGACTATCAAACGGGTCGAACAGACCCTACAAGATCTTTCG gTTAATCTAAAACCCAGGGTTCCAACAAAAGCCGTGTGTGCAGAGCATCttgaattaagaaaagaaatattgaCACTGCTGAATCTTCAAAAGCAG TTGCAAAATAAGGAGGCAGAAGGTTCTTCTTTCCGTGAGAGTCCATACAGCGAGGCACCTGGCACACCCAAG GATCGCGCTTTTATTGCTGATTCTATGAGTTTTGGAG GGGAAAGGTTTGTTAAACGGGATCAAAAACGAAAG GCCACTGGAAGATTATCTGAAGCTCCATCATCACCTGCTCAATCTAATAAAAGGCCAAGAAAACAGAAGGGATCCGATCTGTGA
- the LOC111807664 gene encoding SWR1-complex protein 4-like isoform X2, with protein sequence MDAKDILGLPKNTLPLSQEKKPRAQKDAQRKRDGISREVYALTGGLAPIMPAIDTSELKKRPPSDEKITWQWLPFSNSARKDNLQLYHWVRVVNGIPPTGDYSFAKYNKSWTKEETDQLFDLCERFDLRFVVIADRFPSTRTVEELKERYYHASKAILGARGPTSREGSGNTPAKDPFNVSQEIERKRALSMVLSQTKQKERKDAEVLAEAKKIIESRKAERVAEESKLAVTSNAVPEVTERAVVPGESVPSVSNVQPPPPAAVPSTVVADNASTLASLRMLPVYLRTYALEQMVHAASSSAGLRTIKRVEQTLQDLSVNLKPRVPTKAVCAEHLELRKEILTLLNLQKQLQNKEAEGSSFRESPYSEAPGTPKDRAFIADSMSFGGERFVKRDQKRKATGRLSEAPSSPAQSNKRPRKQKGSDL encoded by the exons ATGGATGCCAAGGATATCTTGGGGTTGCCCAAAAACACGCTGCCTTTGTCCCAAGAGAAGAAGCCTAGGGCTCAGAAAGATGCCCAGAGAAAGCGAGATGGAATTTCTCGGGAG GTTTATGCGCTTACTGGTGGTCTTGCGCCTATTATGCCGGCGATCGATACATCCGAGCTGAAGAAGCGACCTCCATCAGATGagaag ATTACATGGCAATGGCTTCCTTTTTCAAACTCTGCTAGAAAGGATAATTTGCAGCTTTACCACTGG GTTCGAGTTGTAAATGGCATTCCACCAACAGGTGACTATTCCTTTGCAAAGTACAACAAG tCATGGACAAAGGAGGAGACAGATCAATTATTCGACTTGTGCGAAAGGTTCGATCTTCGCTTTGTTGTGATAGCTGACAGGTTTCCATCAACAAGAACAGTGGAGGAACTGAAGGAGCGATATTATCATG CATCAAAAGCAATTTTGGGTGCTAGAGGACCAACATCTCGGGAGGGTTCGGGGAATACTCCTGCCAAG GATCCTTTCAATGTCTCACAAGAGATCGAGCGCAAACGGGCATTGTCCATGGTTCTCTctcaaacaaaacagaaagaaCGAAAAGATGCAGAG GTTCTTGCTGAAGCAAAAAAGATAATCGAATCACGCAAAGCTGAAAGA GTGGCTGAAGAATCTAAGTTGGCTGTCACTTCAAATGCTGTCCCAGAAGTTACTGAAAGGGCCGTTGTTCCTGGAGAGTCGGTACCATCTGTATCCAATGTGCAGCCTCCACCTCCAGCAGCTGTACCTTCAACTGTAGTAGCAGATAATGCTTCTACTCTAGCTTCTCTTCGCATG CTTCCTGTATACTTGAGAACATATGCACTTGAGCAAATGGTACATGCTGCAAGCTCATCTGCCGGCCTTAGGACTATCAAACGGGTCGAACAGACCCTACAAGATCTTTCG gTTAATCTAAAACCCAGGGTTCCAACAAAAGCCGTGTGTGCAGAGCATCttgaattaagaaaagaaatattgaCACTGCTGAATCTTCAAAAGCAG TTGCAAAATAAGGAGGCAGAAGGTTCTTCTTTCCGTGAGAGTCCATACAGCGAGGCACCTGGCACACCCAAG GATCGCGCTTTTATTGCTGATTCTATGAGTTTTGGAG GGGAAAGGTTTGTTAAACGGGATCAAAAACGAAAG GCCACTGGAAGATTATCTGAAGCTCCATCATCACCTGCTCAATCTAATAAAAGGCCAAGAAAACAGAAGGGATCCGATCTGTGA
- the LOC111806623 gene encoding probable pectinesterase 53: MAAMNDLKVLLLLLLGCNLFMQSYSLSAVEEREDYKNWLSWNLQNYKKKAVWKPGSQPNSGWFQGGGVLDDKLRKAESNKVRIVVSQDGTGDFMTIGEALNSIPKPNSKRIVLVINPGVYSEKINIPKTLPFVTFLGSASHDPPTITGNDTAVVIGGDGIPLGTLKSATVAINANYFVAINIKFENTAMHEVGSVRGQGVAMRVSGTKAAFHNCSFYGDQDTLYDHKGLHYFNNCYIQGSVDFIFGYGRSFYEKCYLNSIAKKVASVTAQKRSKSSMGSGFSFKDCVVTGSGQIYLGRAWGDYSRVVFSYTFMDKIVLPQGWNDWGSRKRQSTVYYGEYKCSGPGADLSGRVGWAHNLTDEEAQPFIGTHYVEADTWLLAPYNS, from the exons ATGGCTGCAATGAATGACCTTaaagttcttcttcttcttcttttaggGTGTAATTTGTTCATGCAATCTTATTCACTGAGTGCTGTGGAGGAAAGGGAGGACTACAAGAATTGGCTCTCATGGAACCTTCAAAATTACAAGAAGAAGGCGGTTTGGAAGCCGGGTTCGCAGCCAAACTCCGGGTGGTTTCAGGGCGGCGGAGTTCTTGACGATAAATTGAGAAAGGCCGAGAGCAACAAAGTGAGAATCGTCGTTAGCCAAGACGGGACGGGCGATTTCATGACCATTGGAGAAGCTCTCAATAGCATTCCAAAACCTAATAGTAAAAGAATCGTTTTGGTCATCAATCCAGGGGTTTACAG TGAAAAGATCAACATTCCGAAAACTCTACCATTCGTGACGTTTCTTGGAAGCGCCAGCCACGACCCACCGACCATCACCGGAAACGACACGGCGGTGGTGATCGGAGGAGATGGGATACCATTAGGGACGTTGAAGAGTGCGACGGTGGCTATCAATGCCAATTATTTTGTAGCTATTAATATCAAGTTTGAG AATACAGCAATGCACGAGGTGGGATCGGTGCGAGGACAAGGAGTGGCAATGAGAGTATCAGGAACAAAGGCTGCCTTCCACAATTGCAGCTTTTATGGAGATCAAGACACGCTATATGATCATAAGGGTCTTCATTATTTCAACAATTGCTACATCCAAGGCTCGGTGGACTTCATATTTGGCTATGGAAGGTCCTTCTATGAG AAATGTTATTTGAACTCCATAGCTAAGAAAGTGGCTTCTGTGACGGCTCAAAAGCGATCAAAATCTTCAATGGGAAGTGGGTTTTCGTTCAAAGATTGTGTTGTAACGGGGAGTGGACAAATCTACTTGGGAAGAGCTTGGGGAGATTACTCTAGAGTTGTCTTTTCCTATACTTTTATGGACAAGATTGTTCTTCCTCAAGGTTGGAACGATTGGGGCTCGAGAAAACGTCAATC GACGGTGTATTATGGAGAGTACAAGTGTAGTGGACCAGGCGCAGACCTAAGCGGAAGAGTAGGATGGGCTCACAACCTCACAGATGAAGAGGCTCAGCCATTCATTGGGACTCACTATGTTGAGGCTGATACATGGCTTCTTGCCCCTTACAACTCTTAA
- the LOC111807335 gene encoding transcription factor MYB78-like gives MDVKMRGFTAEEAEEGVRKGPWTVEEDAVLFNYIHSHGEGRWNAVARCTGLKRTGKSCRLRWLNYLRPSVKRGNITLQEQLLILDLHFRWGNRWSKIAQYLPGRTDNEIKNYWRTRVQKQAKQLKCDVNSKQFRDAMRYVWMPRLLERIQASTDSVTDVVSTSTDVVPSLEQTQPSPSRCSSVNPHVTPSTSSSDSVSNKVQLQVFPVSDVTEDFSLVGTSEEEGMMMVVQQGCDGEATNGWIGGGELLEDGFWDGEDMWFLLEQFGDDV, from the exons ATGGATGTTAAAATGAGAGGCTTTACGGCGGAGGAGGCGGAGGAGGGCGTCCGGAAAGGCCCCTGGACGGTGGAGGAGGATGCTGTTCTCTTCAATTACATTCACTCCCACGGCGAAGGCCGATGGAACGCCGTCGCTCGTTGCACTG GTTTGAAGCGAACGGGTAAGAGTTGTAGATTGAGATGGTTGAATTACTTGAGGCCGAGTGTTAAACGTGGTAATATCACTCTCCAAGAACAGCTCTTGATTCTTGACCTCCATTTTCGATGGGGAAACAG GTGGTCCAAAATTGCGCAATATTTACCGGGAAGAACGGATAACGAAATTAAAAACTATTGGAGAACCCGAGTTCAGAAGCAAGCTAAACAACTTAAGTGTGACGTGAACAGCAAGCAATTTCGAGATGCCATGCGATATGTGTGGATGCCTCGTTTGCTAGAACGGATCCAAGCTTCCACTGACTCAGTTACTGATGTCGTCTCTACATCTACTGATGTTGTCCCATCTCTCGAACAAACCCAACCATCACCTTCGAGGTGTAGTTCGGTCAATCCTCATGTGACTCCTTCAACTTCGTCATCAGACTCTGTTTCTAATAAG GTTCAACTTCAAGTTTTTCCTGTTTCAGACGTGACGGAAGACTTTAGCTTGGTTGGTACGAGCGAGGAGGAGGGGATGATGATGGTAGTGCAACAAGGGTGTGACGGGGAAGCGACGAATGGTTGGATAGGTGGCGGAGAGTTATTGGAGGATGGGTTTTGGGATGGGGAAGACATGTGGTTCTTGTTGGAACAATTTGGTGATGATGTTTAA
- the LOC111806508 gene encoding nifU-like protein 1, chloroplastic yields the protein MASLTISGLLKTPLYYSQALANHRQYPPFSFGQHQIPVCLNRALPSQAIRASASSSGPSTSSSPGLYSAQKFELTTANVDLVLEDVRPYLIADGGNVDVVSVEDGIVSLKLVGACGSCPSSTTTMKMGIERVLKEKFGDSVKEICQVYDEEPKEITTEAVNSHLDILRPAIRNYGGSVEVISIDGGNCVVKYEGPESIGTGIKAAIKEKFPDITNVVFSS from the exons atggCGTCTTTAACTATCTCCGGCCTCCTCAAAACCCCTCTTTATTATTCCCAAGCTCTTGCAAATCACCGCCAGTAcccacctttttcttttgggcaACATCAAATACCCGTTTGCCTGAATAGGGCGTTGCCCAGTCAAGCCATTAGAGCTTCCGCTTCGAGTTCTGGTCCATCCACGAGCTCCTCGCCAGGGCTGTACTCCGCCCAGAAATTTGAACTGACCACTGCAAACGTAGACTTGGTTCTTGAGGACGTTAGGCCCTATCTAATCGCAGATGGAGGAAATGTCGACGTCGTGTCCGTTGAAGATGGAATCGTTTCTCTCAAACTCGTTG GAGCATGCGGTAGCTGCCCGAGCTCAACAACCACCATGAAGATGGGAATCGAACGAGTACTGAAGGAAAAGTTTGGAGATTCAGTGAAGGAAATATGCCAAGTATATGATGAAGAGCCAAAGGAAATAACAACCGAG GCAGTAAATAGTCATCTTGACATATTGAGGCCAGCCATAAGGAACTATGGCGGGAGCGTGGAAGTAATATCGATCGATGGTGGCAATTGCGTCGTTAAGTATGAGGGTCCTGAATCTATTGGTACAGGAATTAAAGCAGCCATTAAGGAGAAGTTCCCAGATATTACAAACGTTGTGTTTTCAAGCTAG